A portion of the Ferrimonas lipolytica genome contains these proteins:
- a CDS encoding ethanolamine ammonia-lyase subunit EutB, whose protein sequence is MKLKTQLFGQTYQFKCVKEVLAKASDLRSGDVLAGVAAKTAQERVAAKHVLSELTLNDLRENPSIAYEDDLITRINQDSLNRRSFEQIRNWTVSELREYILSDSPNHEDYERLRKGLTAEMVAGVAKLSSNADLMIGGKKLPVVTKANCTLGLPGHFSCRLQPNDTRDNVNSILAQTYEGLSYGCGDAVIGVNPVTDNVENTARVLEALQEVIDKYKVPTQPCVLSHVTTQMEAIRRGAPAGLIFQSIAGTEKGLAEFGVNVELLDEAYEVGKQYCNLAGGNMMYFETGQGTELSADAHYGADQMTMEARCYALARRYKPHLVNTVVGFIGPEYLYNHQQIIRAGLEDHFMGKLTGLPMGCDACYTNHADTDQNSNENLLILLASAGVNFVIGLPLGDDIMLNYQTNSYHDTVTARQLLNLRPAPEFQAWMETMGLMENGKLTARAGDPSIFFK, encoded by the coding sequence ATGAAACTCAAGACACAGCTTTTTGGTCAAACTTATCAATTCAAGTGTGTGAAGGAAGTGTTGGCCAAAGCCTCTGATTTACGCTCTGGTGACGTGTTAGCGGGGGTTGCCGCCAAAACGGCACAGGAACGAGTAGCAGCAAAGCATGTGTTATCTGAATTAACCCTTAACGATCTGCGCGAAAACCCCTCCATTGCTTACGAAGATGATCTAATTACCCGCATCAACCAAGACAGCTTAAACCGACGCTCGTTTGAGCAGATAAGGAACTGGACCGTTAGTGAGTTGCGAGAGTACATCCTCTCAGATAGCCCCAATCATGAAGACTATGAGCGGCTGCGTAAGGGCTTAACCGCCGAAATGGTAGCTGGGGTTGCCAAGCTTTCATCCAACGCCGATTTGATGATCGGCGGCAAAAAACTGCCGGTGGTCACCAAAGCCAATTGCACCCTCGGGTTGCCCGGCCATTTTAGTTGTCGCCTGCAACCCAACGACACCCGCGACAACGTTAACTCTATCTTGGCACAAACCTATGAAGGCTTGAGCTACGGCTGTGGCGATGCGGTTATCGGCGTAAACCCCGTTACCGATAACGTCGAAAATACCGCTCGGGTATTAGAAGCACTGCAAGAGGTTATCGACAAGTACAAGGTGCCTACTCAACCCTGCGTGCTGTCCCACGTAACCACCCAGATGGAAGCAATTCGCCGCGGAGCCCCTGCTGGGCTTATCTTCCAGAGCATTGCTGGCACCGAAAAGGGCTTGGCAGAGTTTGGCGTAAACGTTGAACTGTTGGATGAGGCATATGAGGTCGGCAAACAGTATTGCAATCTCGCTGGCGGCAACATGATGTATTTCGAAACTGGTCAAGGGACCGAACTGTCCGCTGACGCCCACTATGGTGCCGATCAGATGACCATGGAAGCCCGTTGTTACGCCTTAGCAAGGCGCTATAAGCCTCATTTAGTTAATACCGTGGTTGGCTTTATCGGTCCCGAGTATCTCTATAACCACCAACAGATTATTCGTGCCGGTTTAGAGGATCACTTTATGGGTAAGCTAACCGGCTTACCCATGGGTTGTGATGCCTGCTACACCAACCACGCCGATACCGATCAGAACTCCAATGAGAACCTGCTGATCCTGTTGGCATCTGCAGGGGTGAACTTCGTCATCGGCTTACCGTTGGGTGACGACATCATGCTCAATTACCAAACCAACTCTTATCACGACACAGTTACTGCCCGCCAGTTATTGAACCTTCGGCCAGCGCCAGAGTTTCAAGCATGGATGGAAACCATGGGACTGATGGAAAACGGCAAATTGACCGCCCGCGCTGGCGATCCATCCATCTTCTTCAAGTAA
- the eutL gene encoding ethanolamine utilization microcompartment protein EutL: MAIKDRIQPAVLATRVIASVDPAYKAQLGLKDHHNSIGLVTADCDDVTYCALDEATKAADVEVVYAKSFYAGAAHASGPTSGEIIGIIAASCPADIIAGLERIKGFIADEAAFQVGDSSGELAYFAHLVSSTGSYLSAEADVEQGTALAYLIAPPLEAMYGLDAALKAADVELKNLFAPPSETNFAGGHLAGSQAACKAACDAFEAAVIDIASNPISH, translated from the coding sequence ATGGCGATTAAAGATAGAATTCAACCGGCTGTATTAGCAACTCGTGTTATCGCATCTGTCGATCCAGCCTACAAAGCACAATTAGGACTAAAAGATCACCACAACAGTATCGGTTTAGTCACCGCAGATTGCGATGATGTCACCTACTGTGCACTCGATGAAGCCACCAAAGCCGCCGATGTCGAGGTGGTGTACGCCAAGTCATTCTACGCTGGCGCAGCTCATGCTTCAGGCCCTACTTCGGGCGAAATCATTGGCATCATTGCCGCCTCTTGCCCTGCCGACATCATTGCAGGGTTAGAGCGCATCAAAGGCTTTATTGCTGATGAAGCCGCCTTTCAGGTTGGCGACAGCAGTGGCGAGTTGGCCTACTTTGCCCATCTGGTTTCCTCTACTGGCAGTTACCTCTCCGCCGAAGCAGACGTTGAACAGGGCACCGCCCTCGCCTATTTAATCGCGCCACCTTTAGAGGCGATGTATGGCCTTGATGCAGCACTTAAAGCCGCTGACGTTGAACTGAAAAATTTATTCGCACCGCCTTCAGAAACGAACTTTGCCGGTGGCCATCTTGCAGGTTCTCAAGCCGCGTGCAAGGCAGCCTGTGACGCGTTTGAGGCAGCGGTAATTGACATTGCCAGCAACCCAATCAGCCATTAA
- the eutC gene encoding ethanolamine ammonia-lyase subunit EutC: MNEQRIQQIVATVLAQLGEDQIEPAAIKQIATTSTQSPIAANPGGDTGCLPDLGNDEHKTWIGTNDVDDEAVIKDLIAQTDARVGKGRAGPRLRTTAMLRFLADHSRSKDTVLKNVDPQWLVERGLMEVQSCAHDKDEYLTRPDLGRLLNDEAKATIKEKCQASPQVQVVLSDGLSLDAVTVNHGEILPALLKGLENAGLNVGTPFFLRYGRVKAQDQIGMLLDAEVNLLLIGERPGLGQSESLSCYAVYRPTADTVESDRTVISNIHAGGTPPVEAAAVIVDLAKSMLANKASGINLKR; the protein is encoded by the coding sequence ATGAACGAGCAAAGGATTCAACAGATAGTAGCGACCGTGTTAGCCCAACTTGGCGAAGACCAGATTGAACCGGCGGCGATTAAGCAGATTGCCACGACCAGCACACAGTCCCCAATTGCAGCGAACCCAGGCGGTGACACTGGCTGCTTACCCGATCTTGGCAACGACGAGCACAAAACCTGGATTGGTACCAATGACGTCGACGATGAAGCTGTGATCAAAGATCTCATCGCTCAGACCGATGCGCGGGTTGGCAAAGGCAGAGCCGGCCCAAGACTGCGCACCACCGCGATGCTGCGCTTTTTGGCCGACCACTCTCGGTCCAAAGATACCGTGTTGAAAAATGTCGATCCGCAATGGTTAGTCGAGCGCGGTTTGATGGAGGTACAGAGCTGTGCCCACGACAAAGATGAATACCTGACTAGGCCTGATTTAGGGCGATTACTCAACGACGAAGCCAAGGCCACAATTAAGGAGAAATGCCAAGCCTCACCGCAGGTTCAGGTAGTGCTGTCCGACGGGCTGAGCCTCGATGCCGTCACCGTTAATCACGGCGAAATCTTACCGGCCCTGCTGAAAGGACTGGAGAACGCAGGGCTAAATGTCGGTACCCCGTTCTTCCTCCGCTACGGCCGCGTTAAGGCGCAGGACCAAATCGGGATGTTGCTGGATGCCGAAGTGAATCTGTTATTGATTGGTGAGCGCCCCGGGCTGGGGCAATCCGAATCTTTAAGTTGCTACGCGGTGTACCGACCAACGGCCGACACGGTCGAATCAGACCGAACGGTTATCTCCAATATCCACGCTGGCGGAACCCCACCGGTTGAAGCCGCGGCGGTGATTGTTGATCTGGCCAAATCGATGCTGGCCAACAAAGCCAGTGGCATCAACCTTAAACGATAA